One Candidatus Equadaptatus faecalis genomic window, GTGTGCAGAGCCTTGACGACGAAGAACTGCAATTTCTCGGCCGTCTGCACGATTCAAAACGTGCGCTTGAGGCGGTTGAAAACGCCGTTGAGGCAGGTTTTTCCGTGAACGCCGATTTTATGTTCGGGATTCCCGGACAGATGCTTTCAAAATGGAAAAGCACGCTTGAAACAGCCGTAAAGCTTGGCCTTTCGCATGTTTCGCTCTATCAGCTGACGATTGAGGAGGGAACGCCGTTTGCCTCCCGCGGTTTTGAACTGCCTGAGGGATACGGGCAGTATCTTTTTGCACAGGAATATCTGCCTGAACGCGGTTACGTGCAGTACGAGGTCGCGAATTTTGCGCTTTCGGGAAAAGAGAGCAGACACAACCTGAATTACTGGAGAGGCGGAGATTATCTCGGCGCCGGAATTTCAGCCTCCGGCTATCTTGACGGAGTGCGCTGCACGAACGAAAGCGGTTTTGAGGAATACTGCGCGCTTGTCGCCGAAAAGGGAAACGCAGTTGTTTTCAGGGAAAAACTTGAACCGGACGCAGGTGCGAGGGAGGCTTCCGTGCTTCAGCTTCGCATGACCGAAGGAATAGACAGGGCAAAATACCGCGCGAAA contains:
- the hemW gene encoding radical SAM family heme chaperone HemW, which encodes MAELSVYLHIPFCERKCPYCAFISYARGNGAKDLYLGRLADELAFWRSKLGGISARTLYIGGGTPSCLSLSQWETLSEIIERNMDLSACTEFTVEANPNSLTKDLLSFWKSAGVSRVSLGVQSLDDEELQFLGRLHDSKRALEAVENAVEAGFSVNADFMFGIPGQMLSKWKSTLETAVKLGLSHVSLYQLTIEEGTPFASRGFELPEGYGQYLFAQEYLPERGYVQYEVANFALSGKESRHNLNYWRGGDYLGAGISASGYLDGVRCTNESGFEEYCALVAEKGNAVVFREKLEPDAGAREASVLQLRMTEGIDRAKYRAKYGEAAEKYVLSVLENFPCELYSVTPERIALTQAGMRVANRIWTELV